The Pocillopora verrucosa isolate sample1 chromosome 9, ASM3666991v2, whole genome shotgun sequence genome includes the window CTTGTCCCTGTCCATAACTTTGAATCATTAATCATAATTTACAACTTAAGATGGACATTAATTGAACTGTAATTAAGTGTACCAACAGTAATGAGTCACATGTTGCCAATTTTAGCACATAGTATAAATATGTTATGTATAGACtagttaaccctctaactcccaagatctcatcagtaattctccttactgtttgccaaatgattttcattagGTTCGTATGGGGAATTTtttattggatcaattaataatcccataattgataattttctatattctcatcacttgtctgcttgatattgtatagaaTGATATAATAAGGAGAAAATCTGTCCTGATCAATTacaggagttgaagggttaataaataattattaattatcaaaataaattttcataattacaGGGAGTAGAAATTGTTTCTCCTGAGTATAAAAATAATTCTGGCTCACTACAGTTGTCATCTTCAAATACAACATGTAAAGCTGTTTCCAAGGATAAGGCCATTCTTGCTTACAGACAGTGCACAATTGTGGTTATCTGCAGTCAATAAAATCTCCCAAATGTTCCTGAAATTGAAGAGAGAAGAGTAAACATGACTGATCTAAGTGAATAATAAAACAGTCATTCTAATTACATTACACATCTAGATCTTCATGAACactgataaaataaaaacaaaataaaataaaaaaataaacaacttattAGAGAGTTTATTCTCTAAGTTGTCATTGATGCCCTACTGTCAAGCAAACACTCATATTAATCTAGGTTATATGTGGTAGTCGCTTGAAGTAGTAAATcatgaaaatttacttttggATCATATATTGATTGTCTTTATTCAAAACACATTGAGAAAGATAATTTCTACCTCTTGTTTAGATTTTATATTAGAGGCTCTTCAGAGCAAAGATCATCaaatataattatgtaaaataaaaatattcaacatatAGTGCAAGATACTATTTCAAAATCACTATTGTACTGTCAGTAGAACAATAACTTGCTTGAAAAGGGTGCCATTCACCTAAAAAAAGGGCAGCCTCTTCTTTAGGAGAAGGTATGCATATCATGTCATATGTGTATCACGTCATCTACAGTCTGAGATGAAAACTGTTGATTACACTGTCTGCAGGGAATTTAAATTATCTCCCTCAAGCAAGCCAGATTGTTGCATTGGGCAGGCCCAATTTGACAAGAGTGTTTTACAGCAGTACGATTTTAACTCCAAAGATTTAAAGAACATGACTTTTAGAGTATTAATTTTAACATTGACTGGAAAAATTAAGttgaggtttaattttttttgcactgtgCTGAGATATATGCCTTCAATTTGGTAGTAAATCACAGCTAGCATGCAAATGCATTGTGAATGCCCGATAAATTCTCACAGGTGTAAAAAGAATGCGAACATTAGAGGAGTTAAAAACTGTGCAGAAAAATTACTGCTTGAcacaaaacaagagaaagaagTTCCTGCGGTAAAAATAGCTAAACTGGAAAACTTCAAATCAACACATGCCTGTTAGTTGAGCCTTTGGGTGGGTGGGCTTAGTGAAGGAAGCTTCCACAGAGATTAAGGTCATAATTTGGGGAGTACaagtttctttgacaaatttacaGTACCAGAGAGACTAATTTCCTAGATCATTCTTCAAATTCTAAGATAACGCTGTCCTATACTATAAGGCAAGCTTATTTCTCCTGATTCAGCGATATTGCCCTATTTAGCGTTCCTCGCTGGATTGTTCAGTAGGACTTCGTTGTGGCTCGAAATTTGCATTGACATGTTCTAGCTCTTCTTCGATCATGAAAAATCAGCGACCTAAACACCACAACGAAAAATAACGAACACTAAACACCCCCATACTTTAGCCAAAAGTGAACACAACTCACTTCCGGGTAGACGGCTGAGATTATTATAAATACTTACAGGTTTAAGCTAGCCAACACCAAGCCAAATTACTGAAAGCAATCTTTACATACACACTTGTAACTATCCACTGTATCCCCAAAATATGCAGATTTATCGGAAGTTCGCCATCCATGAAAGTGTACGTAAAACTATTTGAAAACTCTCAGTTCATGGGTATCAACCTACACACTAGACAGCCCGAAAGGACTTATGGAACTAGAACCTGGCGCTTAGCTCCTGCAGTGGTTGGAGGGTACGTTTTTATTaggcggggggggggagggggtgggatCGGGgtatttaagaaattttttgcgaaaaaaaaatggattaatGTATGACTCTTCACAAATACCTACACAAAAACATCTGATCCTCCCCCCACCTcctccaagacaaaaataaccGGAAGTGAAAATAACTAAACTGAAGTGTAACTCACATAACGTGTCTGCGCACAAAGCACTTAATTGCGTGGCGTGTGATTGCAcggtgaaaacttgaaaatgggCAATGTGTTTAGAAAAAGGGTACAGGCTGTACGAGGTATAGAAAGAGGGAAATGCGCTTGTGGTGAATGCGAGGATTTCATGAGGTCAGATGGAGCAACTTGTGGCTGTTGTGGCTGTTTGCCGACTCGCCATTCTAAAAAGGATGCCCGCTACTCCTCTGACTCTGTTGGTGGCACATCTGACTCTGTTGGTGGCACATCTGACTCTGTTGGTGGCACATCTGACTCTGTTGGTGGCACATCTGACTCTGTTGGTGGCACATCTGACTCTGTTGGTGGCACATCTAACTCTGTTGGTGGCACATCTGACTCTGTTGGTGGCACATCGGGTGCGTGAACAAGTGAAAGTGCAAGTCCAGAGAAGTGGAAAGATGAAGACCTGGGGTGGTTCCCGAACCCAAAGGGCGAATATACTGAATTCTAAAATAGTATTCTGCCAAAATTCTAACTGTCCTTTTGGACCACTTGTCGATACAAGGAAGCTTTCGCCGCTGTTTCGTGACTGAAAGAAAGCGCCAGTGGGAAGTTCGCGAGGCTTTGAAAGCAATAAATCACAAGTTGGCTTTAGTGAATTCTGATAATCCAGCGGCTGCAGGGAGATTCATGCAGCTTTATATGTCGTGTCAAGAGCGAAATGGCCAACTATATAAACTTTAAGTTTATATAAGGATGAGAAGGATAAGACTACCAGCGCTCCACTTCTAACTCGACGACCATATCCCGACTATGGCAAACTACCAAACTTCCATTCTCTCTTGGAATGCAACCCCCCACCAATGGCCGTGAGCCGGACGACTTCCAGCCTCGAGCTCAGATTAAGCGATTGTTTAAGGAAAGTGAACTAGTTAGTGGCGACAGCGTGGCTATTAGAAAGTTTTCAGATAAATATATTGTCCCCGAAAAGCTTGTGGCAGAGTATGTTGAGCAACTTGCCGAGATAAAAATGCCCCAGGAGAAAAAGAAAGGGGAGACTGAAAGGGAGCGAACGGAACGGCTGAACTGGGAGTATAGTGACATTGACTGCGTTGGACTGTACAACTCCGATAAGCTGTCGTCCTTGAGGGTGGACGAGCTATCCTCGTACTTTTCCTCTTACAAGATCACCTTCAAAGGGTAGAAAGCTGAAAAGGTCGCAATGATCAAAGCGCACATTGGCAGCTTGCTGTACGATTCAATGGAGTGTCGACAACCTCGGCAGCCCCCACTGAGAAATGTGCAGCAACAAGTGACCGCAATTTCCGAGGTTGAAACTGACTCGCAAAATGATGTAGTAGATCGAGTTGTCGGTTCAAGCCTGAGTAGCTTAAGTGACGAATCGTCACCGGTGACTAATTTTATACCAGAACCCCGCGCGGAAACATTACCGCCGTCAAAATATGGACGAAAGCGGCCACGGGTCGAGAGAGACGATTATGTTAGCTGGGAGAAGATAGTTTTTTAATATTATATTTCGACAcctgaaaataatttagattaatCTTGGCTTAtagctttgcttgtatatacaagttttaggtttctataAACTTCGCGTGTTTGTTAACAAATAGGACTCAACTAAGCGACAAGAAGTAATTTTTCCTTGCCAAAAAAACTGTGGCCCTCCCCCGGTTGCGAATAAAACAGGTTTGACCCTCCccaatttgtgaaaaatttactaaTGACCCTTCCCTCCGAAGccccagccccccccccccccccacaaacacacacgcacgcacgcacacacgcacgcacacacgcacacacacgcgcacacgcacgcacacacacacccacaacaaaaaaaggtacCTTCCCTAGGCTGGGGATCCCACAGATGGCATGAGTTAAAACCCAAAAATGAATTCTGGACGACAGACGATGGATGACATGCCCATGTTAGAACCAAAGTTGTCacaaaatcttttatttcaaaactaaaagATCTATTCCGTAATGCAACGTCGCATAAATTACGAAGATTAATTTAGtcttgtacccagaccttccatgGCCAAGCGGTGATTACATTTCAGTCGCTGTTGAAAAGTAGGTTCGAACATCTGGACTCAGCCAAATTGTACGCGCTCTTATAGAATAGAGTGTAGTTTTTTCCGGAGAGGTGGGTGCCAAAGGGTTTTTTACGTGGTTGTaattaaccgtttaactcccatgagtgaccaagacagaatttttccctaCATTATCAtcataatatcaagcagacgagtgatgagaataaagaaaacatcaataagggattattagttaatGCAAAACCAACTTCTCCGAgataacatcatatgaattgcaTAGCAGACAGTTTAGAAAATTTctaacaagatcttgggagttgaagggttaaggccaaaattaatgTGATGCGTGAATTTTCCAGGAAGCGAGGCAACGTGTTCCGTGAACTTACGAATCAGCGCGAGGCGTGATTCGTTTCCAGAAATTTACGTGACTGGtgaatttttctttcgtttAGGAGAAGTAATGACTAACACTTGAGTCcacttttaaaactttaaaactttcccTGATTAGTGATTCACGTTACACAACATTTCTCCAGAGATAGGCCCACGGCAAGTAGGGCAGCGGGAGTCACCTTTCCTTTTATGCTCAGCCACACATGTCCTACAGTACAGCAAATGAGTGCAGGGCATAATGATACAGTCGCGTgggttttcaaaacaaatctggCACAGTCTCCCTCCTTTGGCTTCTTCCAGCTCCTTTTCTAATTCTCGTATTCTTTCGGAGCTTTTCGATTTGCTCTCTTCTGCATCTTTTACCCTCTGTTCGAACTCTTTTCGCAGTTTTTCAGAGTCGAGCTCACGTTGACCATCAAAGTACTGGCGAAGTTCCAAAATAGCCGCTTCATGTTTTTCGTCTAACTCAGCCTGTCCTACTCTCAATGTGTTCAGTTCGTCTTTGAGAGCCAGGTTCTCGTCCTTCAACTCAGCCGCGCATTCACGCAGTGCTAGGAGCTGGGATCTAATGGGACTCATCTGCGTAAGCTTTACAGCAGTTTCTTTGTCAATTTTAGAGCAAGGCAGCTGACCTGGAAAAGGTTTCAAAAAAGCGATAAAGGTTTCAACTTTCAACTGTTTTTTACTTAGTTCAATGATCAGTATATATTGTAAATTATCGAGTATCGGGTGCAAGACGCACGTCACGGCCATACCATATACACAAGCAGTGTCCACAACTTTCAACTTCTCTCCTTATCAGAGCACATTTTCTTTCCCATTAAATACCACAGCCAAAGTTAGCATTACTTTCTCACTCGTTATGAGTTCGCCGTTCAGTCTTTCAAAAGATTCACCATAAAATGACgcatttcactttttcatcagGCCATCTAGTTAAAACTAACCTTGACCTTGTTTATACTCGCGGTACTCTGTGACACCATGTGGCCAGGTGAAGAGAACACAGCCGTCCAACGACCCGTCCTTCCAATTCCCTTCTTGAATGGTTCCATCCGGACACTTCAGGGTCCCATATCCAGTCATTTCATCATACTGCCACTGACCCTCGTATACGACCCCGGACACAAACGTCATTTTCCCCTTGCCAtgcctgaaaataaaataagtagTTTGGGCTAAAGTCTTTTCTTTCCAATTCGAGAAAAGATCGACAATTAACGTGAGGGGCTGAAGCAAATTCTGAGTTAAGTCGGATGAGAGTATATTAAAAGGAAGGGAAAGAGAAATAGAGGAAGCAAAAATAACTATAAATGCATTTTTCTGATCGTTCAAAACCCGTCTGGAAGGGCCACAGTTAACTCTCTCAAAGATAGATAACTTCTTAATGGACAAACGAGTCCCCCATAGATCATCATAGACAGGACTTAGCTTTCCAAAGACAGTGGAGATTTATTCTGATTAAAACTTTAGATCGGCTGGGATGGACTCTCAGTTTATCAGGGGAGGTGTTCCTTTCGAAGGAGTTAACTTAGTCTGCACTTTGCTCTTACccttcaaaattttttgtctATAAAATCTACTAATTTCACTACGGAAAGAAAATGGTGTCTACGAGTGCACCGTCAAAATTATGTTCAACGTACCTCATGTTGTTTTTCCATCCTCCACTGTAGAATCCATTTTCGATAGTGCCTGGGCTGCTACCCACTAACGGCACTGATAGAATAAGTCCTTCGCCTTTGCCATGTCGCTTGCCTGCAGTGCAAGAAATACGTTCAAAGGACATCATCTAATCGCTTCACTGATAATTTAGCACATTTTATGAAGACTCCTGGACAGAAGTGAAAAAAGCTTCTAAAAGGATACGGAGAAGAATCATGGCGATGTGTAAGAGGTACATTGAACGCGAGGGAAGTGGAGAGGATGAGTAGGGTACAAGAAAGGAACGAGTACTAGAGGTCCTAATCTCCTTGGCAATCTAATCTAATGCAGAACCATCTGCGTTCATCATCTCAATCCTTACACAGCCTCCTTTTCTTTATTACTCCTTTGCATTTACTTAAGAGGGTtgtccctctttttttttctttatttatcctTTGCATTTACTCAAGAGGGTTGTCATTTTCGTTTAATTTCAATTAGTTATCTTTCCATGTCAACATTTAGTTATTTCCCTCACGGTAATTTCCataccgcaaaaaaaaaaaggagtcaAAATATCCCGCCAATGCAGATTACCTCTGCACCAGTCTCCTTTGTATAAAAGCTTCCCTGTCACGGTTTTTAGGGTTCCAAATCCATGAGGAAGttcccgctgaccactcgtcCCAACTTTGACGGTTCGAGAGCTTAAGGGCCGCTCATCCTGACATACATGATGTAGGACATCGTCGCTAGTTATTGCCTTAACTTCTTGGTTGGTGTAAGGGTTTCTTGCATAGTAACACGGCATTTTGGTTTTAAAAGCGATCTCTTCGAGGTCGGAACGAACTGTCAGTATGTTAACTTGACGGGATTCTGTAAAATAACAAGGACACGAAAGCAAATTGTTGAGAATGtacattgtttaaaattttttcatgtagtGTTAAGTACTTCTTCACCTTGACCCTCTCTTAAAGATGCGCCATCGTTAGGCGGGTCAGCGAATTCGTCAGTTATCATCGAGTTCACGGCGACCATTCTTTGAAAAAGTCCTCTTTGAATTTCTGCAGAGCGCATTAAGGCCTCTAAGGGGCTTTTGAGCTCACACAGGAGAGTTCCTAGATCACAATCCTGATTCTTTCCGGCGCTTTTCTCATCACTCGCCTTGGGCCCCGGGAGAACATCATTTTCATCTTTAGGTTCGGCAGCTCGCTTTTCTAGTTTCAGCAACACAAGTCTGTAGAGAGAATTCTGGATTTGCATGCATTTGATAATGCTCTCAAGGAGGGAATCCATAAGTTCCTTCCCTTCTAAAACAGTCACGGTTGGCGCTAACTCTACCTCGTCAGCTGGGGGGAGAAAAACTTTGCTAGGATCTGCAGAAGTTTGCGCCGTAAAATTTATTATcggagaaaaggaaaacttgtgTGATGGTTGCGCTTGAGTGCGAACTGTGCCAGGACCTGTGGCCtctgaaaagaaagttaaaaacagTTGAGTATTTGCCGCACTGAATTTAAATAATTAAGAAATTTCCCTGTTGTAAGGATACCTTCTCTCGTGAGCTCCCTCTACAAGTTTCCCCACTTACTGCACCCTCGCTTTTTCTGTCTGGCAGGATAGACATATCAATAAGAATAAGAGGGGAACGGGggactttccttttttttcgtgttACGTCAACTGACTGAAAGGTGAAACGGTCTCGTTAATCATGTTAAGTGGAATTGCAGAGATCAAAATCTGATCCTGCCTGTTATTTCATCAGTTGTTGTCGGTTAAAGCTTTTAATTTGTAGCGAGATAAGGAATGTTAGGTTATCAGCTTGTTTTTaaacgtgttttttttccttcccttaCCAGCCACTCCAGATACGATCACATCATCAAAGCCAGAATGACTATAGATTTTTCTGTCAAGCGTTTTCTGCCTATCAAGATATTCTTTTCAATTGTTTCATTTACACTAAAAAGTAAAACGTAAGGTGCTAGAAGAAAATTTAAGCTACACTCAATTAAGCAGGCCAGGCATAAAGGTGACGGTGTGGGGTTTCTTACTTTGGCTTGCAAAAACCCCCGCACTGGATGATTTAGACCAAATATTTGCTGTCTTCTGTTTCTCTTGATTGAAAGGACCAGATGTGGAGGATTTGATTGCTCTTCTTTGGGTATCAAACGTAGTGGAACTACGAAAGAATCATGAACAGGCTCATAAGTTCAGCGGTTAAAGTTAACTAACAAAGCGTCTCCTGTTTTCCATACCATGAAATAGCCTTTGATTACGGAGCATGAAGTATCCCTACTCTCCAAAATAAGTGGTAACACTAGCATTACCGACATGACTCTTCCCTCCCccctttaaaacaaaaatccaGGGTAGGGAGGGCACTTCTTAATCAAGAGTGAAGTGTTTTCCCAAAAACACAACCTAGCCCAATAAATCCTGACTGCACGTatacttttgaaaatatttagtacgtaatatgttTTGCAAAGTCATGGATCTGTATTTTAATGTAATTATGGATATTTTACATGGGACAATTTGTGTCTTGAAGTAGGACTcctatttttgttcttgtttttctttttgataatttCCCAGACTTCTCAAGGTATTCATAGTCTTCTAAGCGCAACTCCTATAAGTTAAAAAAGTATATCAGTGAGTTTTCCTTCATCAAGCATTAaatattaacatatttttcacTTGGAGAAGGAACATCATATTCAGGATTACAGCCTATTCATTCAAGTGATCTCTGACTTCTTTACTGTCCTTGAACATCCTGGAGGAGACAAACTCTtcagtaaaacaaataaaataaccGTCTTCATTGGATTGAGAGTTGTAAAACTAAACCAAAGTTAAATCACAACTGAACAAAGAAAAGGGTGAACCTATGGGAACTCATTTAATAAATGTATTAATATATAGGTGATCAAGACCTCAAGTGACTGGTCAAGAGTGTGCTGGTAGTTTTccaaaccaatcacagagcaattGCAAATGCAATTGCGAATAACTCGCAAGAACCAAGTAAAACTTGCTCTAAATGCTTCTTACTTTTGCAAAG containing:
- the LOC131783787 gene encoding uncharacterized protein, with amino-acid sequence MSAKKVAISINVVYKDDIYSQESLIYSGETTLLPLIVPPAWTLTGTSIPFCATVESLSDHVLGYKERLQNITAMNVYCRKSTDELRLEDYEYLEKSGKLSKRKTRTKIGVLLQDTNCPISTTFDTQRRAIKSSTSGPFNQEKQKTANIWSKSSSAGVFASQKATGPGTVRTQAQPSHKFSFSPIINFTAQTSADPSKVFLPPADEVELAPTVTVLEGKELMDSLLESIIKCMQIQNSLYRLVLLKLEKRAAEPKDENDVLPGPKASDEKSAGKNQDCDLGTLLCELKSPLEALMRSAEIQRGLFQRMVAVNSMITDEFADPPNDGASLREGQESRQVNILTVRSDLEEIAFKTKMPCYYARNPYTNQEVKAITSDDVLHHVCQDERPLSSRTVKVGTSGQRELPHGFGTLKTVTGKLLYKGDWCRGKRHGKGEGLILSVPLVGSSPGTIENGFYSGGWKNNMRHGKGKMTFVSGVVYEGQWQYDEMTGYGTLKCPDGTIQEGNWKDGSLDGCVLFTWPHGVTEYREYKQGQGQLPCSKIDKETAVKLTQMSPIRSQLLALRECAAELKDENLALKDELNTLRVGQAELDEKHEAAILELRQYFDGQRELDSEKLRKEFEQRVKDAEESKSKSSERIRELEKELEEAKGGRLCQICFENPRDCIIMPCTHLLYCRTCVAEHKRKGDSRCPTCRGPISGEMLCNVNH